A genomic segment from Streptomyces antibioticus encodes:
- a CDS encoding cyclase family protein, whose translation MTEFDALFDAVRAWGRWTPADRGAWNRVGAEQVRRAVAGVRSGEVVPLALPWDTRPGPDNPRPALHHMTDLGDVESPEPSAYKDFVAADYHGRSVTHLDALSHIAYRGRLYDGRAADESVDAGGARFGAVAALGALVTTGVLLDLPAVHGVPWLEPGQAVRARDVLAAEKALGVTIGEGDAVLLRTGHVRRRAERGAWDSAALSAGFHVDAVPLLAERGVALIGSDGDSDVRPSPVAGVHSPVHALAVAALGVPLLDNLDLEALAGATAEAGRHTFMIVVAPLNIPGGTGSPVTPVAVL comes from the coding sequence ATGACCGAGTTCGACGCGCTCTTCGACGCCGTGCGTGCCTGGGGCCGCTGGACCCCCGCCGACCGGGGTGCCTGGAACCGGGTGGGCGCGGAGCAGGTGCGGCGGGCCGTGGCCGGGGTGCGGTCCGGGGAGGTCGTTCCGCTGGCGCTGCCCTGGGACACCCGGCCCGGACCCGACAATCCCCGGCCCGCGCTGCACCACATGACCGACCTCGGAGACGTGGAGAGCCCGGAGCCCTCCGCGTACAAGGACTTCGTCGCCGCCGACTACCACGGCCGGAGCGTCACCCATCTCGACGCGCTGTCCCACATCGCCTACCGGGGCCGTCTCTACGACGGCCGGGCGGCGGACGAGTCCGTCGACGCCGGGGGCGCCCGCTTCGGCGCGGTCGCGGCGCTCGGCGCCCTCGTCACCACCGGTGTGCTGCTCGACCTGCCCGCCGTCCACGGGGTCCCGTGGCTGGAGCCCGGACAGGCGGTGCGGGCGCGGGACGTCCTCGCCGCCGAGAAGGCCCTCGGGGTCACGATCGGCGAGGGCGACGCCGTACTGCTGCGCACCGGGCACGTCCGCCGCCGCGCGGAACGCGGCGCCTGGGACTCCGCCGCGCTCAGCGCGGGCTTCCATGTGGACGCGGTGCCGCTGCTCGCCGAGCGGGGGGTCGCGCTGATCGGCAGCGACGGCGACAGTGACGTACGGCCGTCGCCGGTGGCGGGTGTGCACTCGCCGGTGCACGCGCTGGCGGTCGCCGCGCTGGGGGTGCCGCTGCTGGACAACCTCGATCTGGAGGCCCTCGCCGGGGCGACGGCCGAGGCGGGCCGCCACACGTTCATGATCGTCGTGGCGCCGCTGAACATCCCGGGCGGCACGGGCTCGCCCGTCACCCCGGTCGCCGTGCTGTGA
- a CDS encoding L,D-transpeptidase family protein, whose translation MRPGGVRRGTAGWAAACAFLLTALPALSACGADRTGTRAGSGGAARATAASARIPDVGDRWQSRIPADSRQVVAVYGDDEDSAKATVVLYTKRGRLWERVRDWRGHNGKNGWTPDHHVGDERSPVGVFTLSDAGGVLADPGTRLPYTRSDDFAAPRWWERSHWHDFDYVIAIDYNRVPGNPPDDPERPAGEEKGGGIWLHLDHGSGTSACVSMPRPAMEYLLRTLDPARHPVVLMGDRAALKA comes from the coding sequence ATGCGACCTGGTGGTGTACGGCGCGGGACAGCCGGATGGGCGGCGGCCTGCGCATTTCTTCTCACTGCTCTCCCCGCGCTCTCCGCCTGCGGCGCGGACCGGACGGGCACACGTGCCGGGAGCGGCGGCGCCGCGCGGGCCACGGCCGCGTCGGCCCGGATCCCGGACGTCGGCGACCGCTGGCAGAGCCGGATCCCCGCCGACTCCCGCCAGGTCGTGGCCGTGTACGGCGACGACGAGGACTCCGCGAAGGCGACCGTCGTCCTCTACACCAAACGGGGCCGCCTCTGGGAGCGGGTGCGCGACTGGCGGGGGCACAACGGCAAGAACGGCTGGACGCCCGACCATCACGTGGGGGACGAGCGCAGTCCCGTCGGGGTGTTCACGCTGAGCGACGCGGGCGGTGTCCTCGCCGACCCCGGCACCCGTCTGCCGTACACCCGCTCGGACGACTTCGCGGCGCCGCGCTGGTGGGAGCGGTCGCACTGGCACGACTTCGACTACGTCATCGCGATCGACTACAACCGCGTCCCGGGCAATCCGCCCGACGACCCGGAGCGGCCCGCCGGCGAGGAGAAAGGTGGCGGGATCTGGCTCCATCTGGACCACGGCAGCGGCACGTCGGCGTGCGTCAGCATGCCCCGCCCGGCGATGGAGTACCTCCTGCGCACCCTCGACCCGGCCCGGCACCCGGTGGTCCTGATGGGGGACCGGGCGGCACTGAAGGCGTAG
- a CDS encoding NAD(P)-binding domain-containing protein encodes MNDVREVEVVVIGAGQAGLAAAYHLRRTGFEPERDFVVLDHAPGPGGAWRFRWPSLTYGKVHGMHALPGMELTGADPARPSSEVITEYFDAYERTFGLRVRRPVEVTAVREGTGGRLLVETSGGTWSTRALINATGTWDRPFWPRYPGQETFRGRQLHTAGYPGPEAFAGLRVIVVGGGASGTQHLLEIAPYAAATTWVTRRPPVFREGPFDEDAGRAAVALVEDRVRQGLPPRSVVSVTGLPLNDAVRQGLADGVLDRLPMFDRITPEGVEWDDGRRVAADVILWATGFRPALDHLAPLRLREPGGGIRMDGTRVAADPRIHLVGYGPSASTIGANRAGRAAVRDIRRLLTREAGEPAAA; translated from the coding sequence GTGAACGATGTGCGTGAGGTCGAGGTGGTCGTCATCGGCGCCGGTCAGGCGGGACTGGCCGCCGCCTACCATCTGCGGCGCACCGGTTTCGAGCCCGAGCGCGACTTCGTGGTGCTGGACCACGCCCCGGGCCCGGGCGGCGCCTGGCGGTTCCGGTGGCCCTCGCTGACGTACGGCAAGGTGCACGGCATGCACGCGCTGCCCGGGATGGAGCTGACGGGCGCGGACCCGGCCCGGCCGTCGTCCGAGGTCATCACCGAGTACTTCGACGCCTACGAGCGGACCTTCGGTCTGCGGGTGCGGCGGCCCGTGGAGGTGACGGCGGTCCGGGAGGGCACGGGCGGACGGCTGCTGGTCGAGACCTCCGGCGGCACCTGGTCCACGCGGGCGCTGATCAATGCCACCGGCACCTGGGACCGGCCGTTCTGGCCGCGCTATCCGGGCCAGGAGACCTTCCGCGGACGGCAGTTGCACACCGCGGGCTATCCGGGGCCCGAGGCGTTCGCGGGGCTGCGGGTGATCGTCGTGGGCGGCGGCGCCTCCGGTACCCAGCATCTGCTGGAGATCGCGCCGTACGCGGCCGCCACCACCTGGGTGACGCGCCGGCCGCCCGTCTTCCGGGAGGGGCCCTTCGACGAGGACGCGGGCCGCGCGGCCGTCGCGCTCGTCGAGGACCGGGTACGGCAGGGGCTGCCGCCGAGGAGCGTGGTGTCCGTGACGGGCCTGCCCCTGAACGACGCGGTCCGGCAGGGTCTGGCGGACGGGGTCCTCGACCGGCTGCCGATGTTCGACCGGATCACCCCGGAGGGGGTGGAGTGGGACGACGGGCGGCGGGTCGCCGCCGACGTCATCCTCTGGGCGACCGGCTTCCGGCCCGCCCTCGACCATCTGGCACCGCTGCGGCTGCGCGAGCCGGGCGGCGGGATCCGGATGGACGGGACGCGCGTGGCGGCCGACCCGCGGATCCATCTCGTCGGCTACGGGCCGTCGGCCAGCACCATCGGCGCGAACCGGGCCGGCCGGGCGGCGGTACGGGACATCCGGCGCCTGCTGACCCGGGAGGCCGGCGAGCCCGCCGCCGCCTGA
- a CDS encoding putative leader peptide, with protein sequence MLRSALLTTRGHIDLLRVASAACRR encoded by the coding sequence ATGTTGCGTTCGGCGCTGCTCACCACGCGCGGTCACATCGACCTGCTGCGGGTGGCCTCGGCCGCGTGTCGCCGCTGA
- a CDS encoding secondary thiamine-phosphate synthase enzyme YjbQ, translating into MEAAFTTRVLHIASGTRERVVDLTRDCEAFLDEAAAGRDGLLNVFVPHATAGIAIIETGAGSDDDLLTALHTLLPADDRWQHRHGSPGHGRDHVLPAFVPPHATLPVIGGRLELGTWQSVCLVDTNKDNPERQVRLSFLG; encoded by the coding sequence ATGGAAGCCGCGTTCACCACCCGAGTCCTGCACATCGCGTCCGGCACCCGGGAGCGGGTCGTCGACCTGACCCGGGACTGCGAGGCGTTCCTCGACGAGGCGGCGGCCGGCCGCGACGGCCTGCTGAACGTCTTCGTCCCGCACGCCACCGCCGGCATCGCGATCATCGAGACCGGCGCGGGCAGCGACGACGACCTGCTCACCGCCCTGCACACCCTGCTCCCCGCCGACGACCGCTGGCAGCACCGGCACGGCAGCCCCGGTCACGGCCGCGACCACGTCCTCCCGGCCTTCGTGCCGCCGCACGCCACCCTGCCGGTGATCGGCGGACGGCTGGAACTGGGCACCTGGCAGTCGGTGTGCCTGGTGGACACCAACAAGGACAACCCGGAGCGCCAGGTCCGCCTGTCGTTTCTCGGCTAG
- a CDS encoding SpoIIE family protein phosphatase, whose amino-acid sequence MVRSGGEPMPTGPAHLRERFLQGEPVARGGVRGSILDSWRRCRSLGLSPDQADPPFHDDFDPDGRIVRAAAPVLDRLQARYSGTEINISVADATGTVLLRRFGEASLAARLPAFQRVPGFMFAERFAGTNGIGLALADRRFIRVHGAEHFAERSQQNACVALPVRDPLSGRIEGVLCFGYPRAADSPALGIVLRRAVRAVERRLLGESSARERALLRAYLATGVDTADGPRRGVALDEPALGLHPRDRALLLERAAELLSRGQRAAVAVTLSDGRRVTLVSRPTASASGVAGLAIEVVVPGPAAPGGPGGLGGPEVAVPHQSDALPEFATAPTVLAAVSRLARLTAAAPPRPAPTTPTATDGGVTIDGRRTGPPPSTRTERTGRTGRTGPPPPTPPPSTRGLLLVGEPHVGAYAVAARRRLELLSEVGARIGTTLDVRRTVGELAETSVPRFADYVTVDLPEPVLRGEESADPLADLVRTVVHGIRDDLPFTPVGQRIVFGPTAPQVRCLTTGRAELEPDLKVAAGWLAQDPEHTERLLAHVHSLIAVPLLARGVVLGVVSFYRAQDPAPFGDDDRSLAQELVSRAALSTDNARRYTRERGMVLALQRRLLPHGLPDQDAVEVAHRYLPAESDVGGDWYDVIPLSGARIGLLVGDVVGHGMLSAATMGRLRTAARSFAELDFPPDEVLGHLDNLVGRLDRDDPDGEGVGIIGATCLYVIYDPTEQRCVMARAGHPPPALVRPDGTVSYPELPAGPPLGLGGLPFDAVEIDVPPDSGLVLFTDGLIEDRNRDVDLVLDQLRGALAGHPERSPEETCEAILDSVAPAHPCDDIALLVARTHALDPARIAAWDLPPDPALVGEIRARATRQLADWGLEETAFAVELILSELVTNAIRHGSGPVRVRLLHHRSLICEVSDSSNTAPHLRQAGSNDEGGRGLFLVAQLARSWGTRHLPEGKVIWAECGLDAA is encoded by the coding sequence ATGGTCCGGTCCGGCGGGGAACCGATGCCGACGGGGCCCGCCCACCTCCGTGAGCGGTTCCTCCAGGGGGAGCCGGTCGCGCGGGGCGGGGTGCGCGGCTCGATCCTCGACTCCTGGCGGCGCTGCCGCAGCCTCGGGCTCTCCCCGGACCAGGCCGATCCGCCCTTCCATGACGACTTCGATCCGGACGGGCGGATCGTCCGCGCCGCCGCACCGGTGCTGGACCGCCTGCAGGCCCGCTACTCCGGGACCGAGATCAACATCAGCGTCGCCGACGCCACCGGCACGGTCCTGCTGCGCCGCTTCGGCGAGGCGTCGCTGGCCGCCCGGCTGCCCGCCTTCCAGCGCGTCCCCGGCTTCATGTTCGCCGAGCGCTTCGCCGGCACCAACGGCATCGGACTCGCGCTGGCGGACCGCCGGTTCATCCGCGTCCACGGCGCCGAACACTTCGCGGAACGCTCCCAGCAGAACGCCTGCGTCGCGCTGCCCGTCCGGGACCCGCTCAGCGGGCGGATCGAAGGCGTCCTGTGCTTCGGCTATCCGCGCGCCGCCGACAGTCCGGCGCTGGGCATCGTCCTGCGCAGGGCGGTGCGGGCCGTGGAGCGGCGGCTGCTGGGCGAGAGTTCGGCCCGCGAGCGCGCGCTGCTGCGGGCGTACCTGGCCACGGGCGTCGACACCGCCGACGGCCCGCGGCGCGGTGTCGCCCTGGACGAACCGGCGCTCGGGCTCCACCCCCGGGACCGGGCGCTGCTCCTGGAACGCGCCGCCGAGCTGCTCTCCCGCGGACAGCGGGCCGCCGTCGCCGTGACCCTCTCCGACGGCCGACGGGTCACCCTGGTGAGCCGCCCGACGGCGAGCGCCTCGGGGGTGGCCGGTCTCGCCATCGAGGTCGTCGTCCCCGGACCGGCCGCCCCCGGCGGGCCCGGAGGGCTTGGAGGGCCCGAGGTCGCCGTCCCGCACCAGAGCGACGCCCTGCCCGAGTTCGCGACCGCCCCCACCGTCCTCGCCGCCGTGTCCCGGCTCGCACGGCTCACCGCCGCCGCGCCACCCCGCCCGGCGCCCACCACACCGACGGCGACAGACGGTGGTGTGACGATCGACGGCCGCCGCACCGGCCCTCCGCCCTCCACCCGTACCGAGCGCACCGGGCGGACTGGGCGGACCGGGCCCCCACCCCCCACCCCACCCCCCTCCACGCGAGGCCTGCTCCTCGTCGGCGAGCCCCACGTCGGCGCCTACGCCGTGGCCGCCCGTCGCCGGCTGGAGCTGCTGTCCGAGGTCGGCGCCCGGATCGGCACCACCCTGGACGTGCGCCGCACCGTCGGGGAACTCGCCGAGACGTCCGTCCCGAGGTTCGCCGACTACGTCACCGTCGACCTGCCCGAGCCCGTGCTCCGCGGCGAGGAGTCCGCCGATCCGCTCGCCGACCTGGTGCGCACCGTGGTGCACGGCATCCGCGACGACCTCCCCTTCACACCCGTCGGGCAGCGGATCGTGTTCGGCCCGACGGCACCCCAGGTGCGCTGTCTGACCACCGGCCGCGCCGAGCTGGAACCGGACCTGAAGGTCGCCGCGGGCTGGCTCGCCCAGGACCCCGAGCACACCGAACGGCTGCTGGCCCACGTCCACTCCCTCATCGCCGTACCGCTGCTCGCGCGCGGTGTCGTCCTGGGGGTCGTCAGCTTCTACCGCGCGCAGGATCCCGCCCCCTTCGGGGACGACGACCGGTCGCTGGCACAGGAGCTGGTGAGCCGGGCCGCCCTGTCCACCGACAACGCCCGCCGCTACACGCGCGAGCGCGGGATGGTCCTCGCGCTCCAGCGCCGGCTGCTGCCGCACGGGCTGCCCGACCAGGACGCCGTGGAGGTCGCCCACCGCTATCTGCCCGCCGAGTCCGACGTCGGCGGGGACTGGTACGACGTCATCCCGCTGTCCGGGGCCCGGATCGGACTCCTGGTCGGGGACGTCGTCGGCCACGGCATGCTCTCCGCCGCCACCATGGGGCGGCTGCGCACCGCCGCCCGCAGCTTCGCGGAACTCGACTTCCCGCCCGACGAGGTCCTCGGCCACCTCGACAACCTGGTGGGCCGCCTCGACCGCGACGATCCCGACGGCGAGGGCGTCGGGATCATCGGCGCGACCTGCCTGTACGTGATCTACGACCCGACCGAGCAGCGCTGTGTGATGGCACGCGCCGGGCATCCGCCGCCCGCGCTGGTCCGTCCCGACGGCACCGTCTCCTACCCCGAACTGCCCGCCGGGCCGCCGCTGGGCCTCGGCGGGCTGCCGTTCGACGCGGTCGAGATCGACGTGCCGCCGGACAGCGGGCTGGTGCTCTTCACCGACGGGCTCATCGAGGACCGCAACCGCGACGTCGACCTCGTCCTCGACCAGTTGCGCGGTGCCCTCGCCGGCCATCCGGAGCGCTCCCCGGAGGAGACCTGCGAGGCGATCCTCGACAGCGTCGCCCCCGCCCACCCCTGCGACGACATCGCCCTGCTCGTCGCCCGCACCCACGCCCTGGACCCCGCCCGGATCGCCGCCTGGGACCTGCCTCCCGACCCGGCCCTCGTGGGCGAGATCCGCGCCCGCGCGACACGCCAACTGGCCGACTGGGGGCTCGAGGAGACCGCGTTCGCCGTGGAGCTGATCCTGAGCGAGCTGGTCACCAACGCGATCCGGCACGGCTCCGGTCCCGTCCGGGTCCGGCTGCTGCACCACCGCTCACTGATCTGCGAGGTCTCCGACAGCAGCAACACGGCCCCGCATCTGCGCCAGGCCGGCTCCAACGACGAGGGCGGACGCGGCCTGTTCCTCGTCGCACAGCTCGCGCGGAGCTGGGGGACCCGCCATCTGCCCGAGGGCAAGGTCATCTGGGCCGAATGCGGCCTCGACGCCGCCTGA
- the mltG gene encoding endolytic transglycosylase MltG translates to MQMNTPPRSTIRLTRRGRVALIATGAVVAGTAVAVPLLSTDRQEEPPKPTTLVIPEGWRASRVYEAVDKALALPDGTTRKALPQAGLKLPNDADGNPEGYLFPATYPLEKATPQSLLTAMVDTADKKFNGAPIAAGAQRNSMNVYQAVTIASLVQAEAATKADMGKVARVIFNRLERGMPLQMDSTINYALNRSTLKTTQADTRIESPYNSYQRMGLPPTPIGNPGDEALRAAISPTPGDWLYFVTVKPGDTRFTASYSEHQANVAEFNRNQQSQKQQSPAAPKTP, encoded by the coding sequence ATGCAGATGAACACTCCGCCACGGAGCACGATTCGACTGACGCGCCGGGGCCGGGTCGCCCTCATCGCGACCGGAGCCGTCGTGGCAGGCACCGCCGTGGCGGTGCCGCTGCTGAGCACGGACCGTCAGGAGGAGCCGCCGAAGCCGACCACGCTCGTCATCCCGGAGGGCTGGCGGGCGAGCCGCGTCTACGAGGCCGTCGACAAGGCGCTCGCCCTGCCCGACGGCACCACCCGCAAGGCACTGCCGCAGGCCGGCCTGAAGCTGCCGAACGACGCGGACGGCAACCCGGAGGGCTACCTCTTCCCGGCCACGTACCCGCTGGAGAAGGCGACTCCCCAGTCCCTGCTGACGGCCATGGTCGACACCGCCGACAAGAAGTTCAACGGCGCGCCGATCGCCGCCGGTGCCCAGCGCAACTCCATGAACGTCTACCAGGCCGTCACCATCGCCAGCCTCGTCCAGGCCGAGGCCGCCACCAAGGCGGACATGGGCAAGGTGGCCCGGGTGATCTTCAACCGGCTGGAGCGCGGGATGCCCCTCCAGATGGACTCCACCATCAACTACGCGCTCAACCGCTCGACCCTGAAGACGACCCAGGCGGACACCCGGATCGAGAGCCCCTACAACTCCTACCAGCGCATGGGACTGCCGCCGACGCCGATCGGCAACCCCGGTGACGAGGCCCTGCGCGCCGCGATCAGCCCCACGCCGGGCGACTGGCTGTACTTCGTCACGGTCAAGCCCGGTGACACCCGCTTCACGGCGAGCTACTCGGAACACCAGGCGAACGTCGCCGAGTTCAACAGGAACCAGCAGAGCCAGAAGCAGCAGAGCCCGGCCGCCCCGAAGACACCGTAG
- a CDS encoding ABC transporter ATP-binding protein yields MKPDKPDPQVRRILRLFRPYRGRLAVVGLLVGASSLVSVATPFLLREILDVAIPEGRTGLLSLLALGMILSAVLSSVFGVLQTLISTTVGQRVMHDLRTAVYGRLQRMSLAFFTRTRTGEVQSRIANDIGGMQATVTSTATSLVSNFTSVVATVVAMIALDWRLTVVSLVLLPVFVWISRRVGDERRKITTERQKQMAAMAATVTESLSVSGILLGRTMGRADSLTRTFADESERLVDLEVRSNMAGRWRMSVITIVMAAMPAFIYWTAGLALQLGGPAVSLGTIVAFVSLQQGLFRPAVSLMATGVQIQTSLALFQRIFEYLDLPVDITERPDPVHLDQVKGEVRFENTTFAYDDQGAPVLDGIDVTVPAGGSLAVVGSTGAGKSTLGHLVPRLYDVTGGRVTLDGVDVRDLDFDTLARAVGVVSQETYLFHATVADNLRFAKPDATDEELHAAARAAQIHDHIAALPDGYDTVVGERGHRFSGGEKQRLAIARTILRDPPVLILDEATSALDTRTEHAVQDAIDALSADRTTLTIAHRLSTVRDADQIVVLDAGRVAERGTHEELLTRDGRYAALLRRDARREPTMEPTR; encoded by the coding sequence ATGAAGCCCGACAAACCCGATCCCCAGGTGCGCCGCATCCTGCGGCTGTTCCGTCCCTACCGTGGCCGGCTCGCGGTCGTCGGCCTGCTGGTCGGCGCCTCCTCGCTGGTCTCGGTCGCCACGCCCTTCCTGCTGAGGGAGATCCTCGACGTCGCGATCCCCGAGGGCCGCACCGGCCTGCTGAGCCTCCTCGCCCTCGGCATGATCCTCAGCGCCGTCCTCAGCAGCGTCTTCGGCGTGCTCCAGACCCTGATCTCCACGACCGTCGGCCAGCGCGTCATGCACGATCTGCGCACCGCCGTCTACGGCCGGCTCCAGCGCATGTCGCTGGCCTTCTTCACCCGCACCCGCACCGGCGAGGTGCAGTCCCGCATCGCCAACGACATCGGCGGCATGCAGGCCACCGTCACCTCCACGGCGACCTCCCTGGTCTCCAACTTCACCAGCGTGGTCGCCACCGTCGTCGCGATGATCGCCCTCGACTGGCGGCTGACCGTCGTCTCCCTTGTCCTGCTCCCGGTGTTCGTCTGGATCAGCCGCCGGGTCGGCGACGAGCGCAGGAAGATCACCACCGAGCGGCAGAAGCAGATGGCCGCGATGGCCGCCACGGTCACCGAGTCGCTGTCGGTCAGCGGCATCCTGCTCGGCCGCACCATGGGCCGCGCCGACTCCCTCACGCGCACGTTCGCCGACGAGTCCGAGCGGCTCGTCGACCTCGAGGTGCGCTCGAACATGGCCGGACGCTGGCGCATGTCCGTGATCACGATCGTGATGGCCGCGATGCCGGCGTTCATCTACTGGACCGCGGGTCTCGCGCTCCAGCTCGGCGGCCCCGCCGTCTCGCTCGGCACGATCGTCGCCTTCGTCTCCCTCCAGCAGGGCCTGTTCCGGCCCGCCGTGAGCCTGATGGCGACCGGTGTGCAGATCCAGACCTCCCTGGCGCTCTTCCAGCGCATCTTCGAGTACCTCGACCTGCCCGTGGACATCACCGAACGGCCCGACCCGGTCCACCTCGACCAGGTGAAGGGCGAGGTCCGCTTCGAGAACACCACGTTCGCCTACGACGACCAGGGCGCCCCCGTCCTCGACGGCATCGACGTGACCGTCCCCGCCGGCGGCAGTCTCGCGGTCGTCGGCTCCACCGGCGCGGGCAAGTCCACGCTGGGCCACCTCGTGCCGCGGCTGTACGACGTCACCGGCGGCCGGGTCACCCTGGACGGCGTCGACGTGCGCGACCTCGACTTCGACACCCTCGCCCGCGCGGTCGGCGTGGTCTCGCAGGAGACGTACCTCTTCCACGCGACCGTCGCCGACAACCTGCGCTTCGCCAAGCCGGACGCCACCGACGAGGAACTGCACGCGGCGGCCCGCGCGGCGCAGATCCACGACCACATCGCGGCCCTGCCCGACGGCTACGACACGGTCGTCGGCGAACGCGGCCACCGCTTCTCCGGTGGGGAGAAGCAGCGCCTGGCGATCGCCCGCACCATCCTGCGCGACCCGCCGGTGCTGATCCTCGACGAGGCGACCAGCGCCCTGGACACCCGCACCGAGCACGCCGTGCAGGACGCCATCGACGCGCTCTCGGCCGACCGCACCACGCTCACCATCGCCCACCGGCTGTCCACGGTCCGCGACGCCGACCAGATCGTGGTCCTCGACGCCGGACGGGTCGCCGAACGGGGGACGCACGAGGAACTGCTGACGCGGGACGGGCGGTACGCGGCGCTGCTGCGTCGGGACGCCCGACGTGAGCCGACCATGGAGCCGACAAGATGA
- a CDS encoding MarR family winged helix-turn-helix transcriptional regulator, translating into MTTPDPDGPLTEQLLRFTRRVHRIQKHHLQQRGLGITPAQSRLLRTLAHYDAPPRMADLAERLEVVPRAVTTLVDALEAGGRVRRVPDPTNRRVIRIELTPSGHEALRELHAARRSAAAEILAPLTGEQREVLGGLLDTLIDGGAVRGC; encoded by the coding sequence ATGACCACGCCCGATCCCGACGGCCCGCTCACGGAGCAGTTGCTGCGCTTCACCCGCCGGGTGCACCGGATCCAGAAGCACCACCTCCAGCAGCGCGGCCTGGGCATCACTCCGGCCCAGTCCCGGCTGCTGCGCACGCTGGCCCACTACGACGCGCCGCCGCGGATGGCCGATCTCGCCGAACGGCTGGAGGTGGTCCCGCGCGCCGTGACGACCCTGGTCGACGCGCTGGAGGCGGGCGGGCGGGTGCGCCGGGTGCCGGATCCGACCAACCGGCGGGTGATCCGGATCGAACTGACCCCGTCCGGACACGAGGCCCTGCGCGAGCTGCACGCGGCCCGCCGGTCGGCGGCGGCAGAGATCCTCGCCCCCCTGACGGGCGAACAGCGCGAGGTGCTCGGCGGGCTGCTGGACACGCTGATCGACGGGGGTGCGGTGCGGGGGTGCTGA